The Capsicum annuum cultivar UCD-10X-F1 chromosome 3, UCD10Xv1.1, whole genome shotgun sequence genomic sequence AGACAGACACACTGTGATGCTGTTAATCTCTCATTTAAAGTTCAAATTGGAACTTTGgtatttttcaataattagaCATCTTGTAGAAGACCCCTAATAGAATTGCAGGGTCTGAGCCTATCTTTTATATTCAGGAAAGATTTTGTAATATTATCAACGTCAATGTGATCTAATGGTATCTTGTAAAAACCCATGTGTCTTATATAGGGATGAATTAGGTCGTTTTGTTGCTGAAAAAAGGTGTCTTACCAACCTTAAGATGGAAGGCTGCTCAAATCTTGGGGGATTTACTCTTTCTTCAACCAGCCTTTCCGCTCTCTGCCTTTCGGATCTCTTTTGCCACTCTAAGATGGTAAACTGCCTAATGCTGTTACGGCGTTAAACCTGTAACTATTTGTGCTTCGTCCGTTTTCTTCTGTGCAAACCTTCATCTGTCATGTTTCCACTTGCTTAGGTCTTCAACTGCCCAAATTTGAAGGAGATTTCCCTGGAATTTTCTCGCCAAGAGAATGACAATACTGATCTTACTGCTATGGTGGATGGTCTCGGAAAGAGCTGCCCAAGACTACAGAACATTCATGTTGCTTCAGTTCGGCTTACACATGCTGTTGTTCTTGCTCTAACAGCAGCAAATTTAAGGTTTGCAATGTTTTTGgtttgtttcttatattttttccttacaATTTTGTCATTTATTAAAGATATGAATATACCTTCATGAAGCTTATTATTTCTGTTTTACTGCTTTGGATTTCAGGGGATTAAGAATGCTTTCCCTTGTATTAGGCTCAGAAATAACTGATGCGTCTGTTGCTGCTATATCTTCAAGCTACTCGTGGCTTGAGTTACTTGATTTGAGTGGGTATGTTTCACTTCCTGAAGTCCTTTGGTTCCTCCTTGTTGCCGGGGTTGGCAAATAACATAGCGTTAGGTTATAAACAAACAAATTCTGTATTTATCCAATTAGTGTGATAGTTGCTTTCTCTTTtccagttttattttctttttctgggGATATCCGTGTCTATCCTCTGAAACAAACAACAGCCATAAAGTAAAATAAACCAATTCTTAAGCAGGAATATTGAAGGCTACTTTAGCAACAAACATTGTGGTAGCAATTGAATTAAGTTTGATGGTTGAGAAGGAGGCTAATATGCTTGTTTAGATCTTGGAAAGTTAATTTAGGATCTTAGCATTCTTTCCAATATCTGACCGGGGAAGAGGTTACAAAGCAAGCGAAACTGAAGTGAAATTGTACTTGCCTCTTCTCCTTGTCCCCTTTTAGTGAGCATGGGAATGCTCCTGTATATCTAACGTCGAGTATTTCTCTTGTTACAGGTCTAGTATCACTGACAGCGGCATCGGAATGATATGCAATGTATTTCCAGAGACATTGTCTAACCTTCTCCTTGCGCTTTGTCCAAATATCACCTCAAGTAATACTTAATCTGCTTCCTTGACATCCAATCCAGCACAATTTGTGGCAtgctcatttttttttaattgttggaTTATCTTATAGGTGGTATACAATTTGCTGCAGCTCAGTTGCCCAATCTAGAACTAATGGACTGTGGAATGAGCATATGCAATCCAGATCTAGACAGTCCTACAAGTCAGAAAAATGATAATGTCGAGTTACAAAGAACACCAAGTAGTAAATTACACCTTATATATCAGAAACTGATTATTAAGCACAGCCGCTTGAAGAAACTCAGTTTATGGGGTTGCTCTAGCTTAGATGTAAGAATAGTCAGTCTATAATATATAAGGATTATTCATGTCATAGCTACTGTCGCTGATCGAAATTTTCATGCAGTCATTATATCTAAATTGCCCAGAGCTTAATGATTTGAACCTGAACTCTTGTATCAATTTGAATCCAGGTCAGCACTTTCATATCCTTCATTTAGGCTGTGAGCTCTTTTAAAATTGAGGCTCTTCTTTATCTAAACCATAAATTCTGTACTTGCCTACAGAAAGATTGCTACTTCAGTGTCCCAATCTGGAAAGTGTACATGCATCAGGTTGTGAAGACACATTGGTTGAAACTCTTAAGAATCAGGTAAACCAGCAGATGTCTCCTGCATTTAGACTTTGTTCCTGTATCATCCTTCTGGCCAGGTAACAGCCTTTTCAGCATTGTGCCAGACTGCCAGTTAGGACTGGTTAGTCTCGAGGCATCTGTAAGATTGGCAGAGCAATCATATGCACTCTTTGGGCAATCCAATCATACCCTCGCAACATTTTTTGCTCCTTCTCTATAAAGAAACAAACTTCCTTAGTGTTGCCTTGGAGATTCACTTAACTAAAGCCATCAGTTGCAATGAGTCGATAGACGGCTCATTGAGTTAGA encodes the following:
- the LOC107863848 gene encoding F-box/LRR-repeat protein 17 isoform X2; the encoded protein is MKGRLSHPSTPIPNDFVRKTGKKRGGYNCGRCGLPKKGHVCDFTKDSINEVPTPTSGDAKSFVSPSMSSVIRPQPPPPPPPRQAVPQLRRALSFDDIGVTDESPGSDDDDDEREELLDLESELDISGSGKLPANCLWEVLKRLPPSSLLSSAKVCKGWRDVSRRIWRSAEELRLGVPVNAQIGLVGSVLKKCPGLVKLSLRMKSDVDATMLACIAFSCPNLDSLEILTSDTSVNRITGDELGRFVAEKRCLTNLKMEGCSNLGGFTLSSTSLSALCLSDLFCHSKMVFNCPNLKEISLEFSRQENDNTDLTAMVDGLGKSCPRLQNIHVASVRLTHAVVLALTAANLRGLRMLSLVLGSEITDASVAAISSSYSWLELLDLSGSSITDSGIGMICNVFPETLSNLLLALCPNITSSGIQFAAAQLPNLELMDCGMSICNPDLDSPTSQKNDNVELQRTPSSKLHLIYQKLIIKHSRLKKLSLWGCSSLDSLYLNCPELNDLNLNSCINLNPERLLLQCPNLESVHASGCEDTLVETLKNQVSDDFTAEDYFPCKRLPDGSKRIRVPLLYSPQVIPRSLHHYKPFDDAKRKRRISKQRSAVLVY
- the LOC107863848 gene encoding F-box/LRR-repeat protein 17 isoform X3, with translation MKGRLSHPSTPIPNDFVRKTGKKRGGYNCGRCGLPKKGHVCDFTKDSINEVPTPTSGDAKSFVSPSMSSVIRPQPPPPPPPRQAVPQLRRALSFDDIGVTDESPGSDDDDDEREELLDLESELDISGSGKLPANCLWEVLKRLPPSSLLSSAKVCKGWRDVSRRIWRSAEELRLGVPVNAQIGLVGSVLKKCPGLVKLSLRMKSDVDATMLACIAFSCPNLDSLEILTSDTSVNRITGDELGRFVAEKRCLTNLKMEGCSNLGGFTLSSTSLSALCLSDLFCHSKMVFNCPNLKEISLEFSRQENDNTDLTAMVDGLGKSCPRLQNIHVASVRLTHAVVLALTAANLRGLRMLSLVLGSEITDASVAAISSSYSWLELLDLSGSSITDSGIGMICNVFPETLSNLLLALCPNITSSGIQFAAAQLPNLELMDCGMSICNPDLDSPTSQKNDNVELQRTPSSKLHLIYQKLIIKHSRLKKLSLWGCSSLDSLYLNCPELNDLNLNSCINLNPERLLLQCPNLESVHASGCEDTLVETLKNQVSDDFTAEDYFPCKRLPDGSKRIRVPLLYSPQPFDDAKRKRRISKQRSAVLVY